In the genome of Bremerella sp. P1, the window ACGGTGCCGACTTCACGCGTCACCCGGTAGGCAGTGGCCCGTTTCAGTTTGTGCACTGGAAGCCCAAGCAGGAAATCGTGCTGCAACGCTTCGACGACTATTGGGGAAAGCCGGCCGGCGTGAAGCGTGTTGTCTTTCTGCCGAGCGAAGAAAGCTCGATCCGCGTGACGCAGCTCAAGCGAGCGGAGATTCACATTGCCGACAATCTTCCTCCCTCGGAAGTCGATGGATTAGAGAAAATGCCTGGGATCGTCGTGCAGTCGACGCCAGGGATCAATATCGGCTATCTCACCATGCAAACTCAGAAGCCGCCGTTGGATAAGCCAGAGGTGCGTCAGGCCATTTGTTATGCCATCGACCGCGATCGTTTGATTGAGGTCGCGTATGCCGGGCACGCGCAGAAGGCGAAGACGATGGTTCCGCCAACGCTGTGGGGGCATAGCGACGACGTCCCCGGACGCGAGTTCGATCAGGAAAAGGCGAAACAGCTTCTAGAGGAAGCCTCGAAAAAGTATGGCTTCGATTTACCGCTGAAGCTCGAACTGTTCGTCATGGACCAGCCGCGGCCTTACATGCAACAGCCTCGGCAGACGGCGATCTTCATTAAAGATGCTTTGGAGCAGGTCGGTTTTCGGATTGAGATCATCACCAACGATATTGGTCAGCACTTTCAGCGTATGACGCGCGGCGAGCATCAGCTAGGGCTCAGCGGCTGGAGTGCTGATATTGCTGATCCGCATAACTTTCTGCATACACTGCTGCATTCCGATAACATCAACGATATTGGCGGAAATAACCTGAGCCAATACAAAAACGAAGAGGTCGACAAGCTCTTGGACGCGGCCCAGTTTGAACTCGACAAAGAAAAGCGGACCCAGCTTTACAAGCAGGCCCAGCAGTTGATTTTTGAGGATGCACCGGTGTTGCCGCTGGTTCACGTGCCGGTGCGGATTGCCCAACGCGACTTTGTGGAAGGGTACAAGCTACATCCTTCTTCGCAAGTTCGCTTAAAAACTGCTCGTATCTCGGAGCAGTAATTGTGTGGGCGATGCTTGTTCGACGACTGGCCCAGGCCGTCGTCACCATGTTGATTGCGGTTTTGGCTATCTTTGTGGCCGTCCGTGTTCTTCCGGCCAATCCGGTCATTGCCCAGTTCGGTCAGCATGCCGTTCCGGAGAAGATCGAGAAGGAGATGGAAGAACGCGGCTGGAATAAGCCGTTGTGGCAGCAAGCGATCGCGTTTGTAGGCCAAATGGCTCAAGGCAACTTGGGCGAGTCCTTCGCTCGGCCCGGCGAAAAGATCAGTACCCGGTTAAGCCAGGCCGTTCCTGCTACGCTGGAACTGACTTTCGCAGCCATGCTGATTGCGATTCCTGTTGGCGTTGCCGTGGGAACCGTTGCCGCGTTGTGGCGAAACTCCTGGCCTGATTGGATCTCGATGGCCATTGCCCTGTTGGGTGTGAGTATCCCCGTCTTCTTTCTGGCAATCTGTTTGATTGTTGCCTTTCCTTCGATGCCCACTGGCTACCGGCTGCCGCCTGGTACGTTTCATGATCTGCATACCGAGTTTTACTTTTTTGAATCCCTGCTGACGGGGCAATTTCAGTTGGCGGCGATCAGTGCCCGGCACCTGGCATTGCCGGCGATCGCGTTATCAACCATTCCCTTGGCCGTTGTTTCTCGCGTCACGCGGAACAGCATGCTGGAAGTCTTTGATGCTGACTATTTACGAACGGCTCGTGCCAAAGGGGCCAGCCTATTGCGGGTGATCGTCCGACATGCGTTTCCTAACGCGTCGCTCTCGGTGCTCAATATTGTGGGCTTCCAATTGGGAATGCTTCTTTCCGGAGCGATCCTTACCGAGACAGTCTTCAATTGGCCGGGGCTCGGCCGATATGTCGTCGACGCCATTCGTGATTACGATTATTCGGTCGTACAGGCATGTGCGTTGGTTTTGGCTTGCATCTTTGTCACGTTGAACCTGACGCTGGATGTGTTGTTTCTCGTCTTCGATCCTCGTTTGCGTGAGGGCAATCGAAGTTGAGTTCCGCCACGTATGAACTGACGTACACCGCGCCATCGATTCGCAAGCGGCTTTTTCAAGTCCCCGGGATGTGGATCGGGGGAGGCTTGATCTTTACGTTTGTGTTTTGTGCGATCTTCGCTGGCGTGATTGCTCCGTATGGTCCCGACGAACGAGACGGAAAGAACCAACCCCCCAGTACTGCGCATTGGCTGGGGACCGATACGAATGAAAAAGACGTTCTGACCCGGGTGATTTACGGCTCGCGTCTTTCACTGATCGCCAGCGTCACCTCGATCAGCTGCGCGGTGGTGATTGGGGTTGGCCTGGGATTGCTAGCCGGATATCGAGGGGGCCGAACCGATATGCTGGTGATGCGGCTGATCGATATTTGGCTTTCGTTTCCCAGCTTGCTGATTGCCTTTCTCGTGATTGCCGCCATGCGGCCAGGCTGGACTGCCGTGATATTAGCGGTGGCGCTGATCAATGTGCCTGTGTTTGCCCGTCAGATTCGTGCCGAAATGCTTTCCCTCAAGCATGCCGCCTATGTCGAAGCGGCCATTGCGGCGGGAGCATCGCCGTTCTACCTGGTGGTGTTCGTTTTTCTGCCGGCGGTCAGTGGCACGATCTGGGTGCTGGCAACACTGGGGCTGGGGCATGCCATTCTGGAAGTGGCTGGCCTCTCATTTCTGGGCATCGCCGGCGATCCGTCGAATGCCGAGTGGGGGTCGATGCTCGTCGAAGCGAAGGGGGAACTGCATGTGACGATCTGGCCGGCAATTGCTCCGGGGATCGCCATTTCGCTGACGATCCTGGGGTTCAATCTGTTCGGCGACGGGCTGCGGGAGCTCTTGAGCCGACGCACGAGAAGCTTCTAAAACGTCCAGCCGCTAGCGAGAAGTTCAATTTTCTCGTAAAAAATCGAACGAATTGCCAATTCGGGACGTAAGTATCGACGTGAATTTGAGAAGAATGCGACAAGAAATTCACAGAATAGTCCGGTTTCACCTATTCAGGTTCTCGCTTGCTTGACACGTTAATCTCGTCGAGCTTAACTAGAAGGGTAGGTTGAGATCTACGTAAACTACCATCTTCCCGCCGTCGAATATCCCACCTGCGACGGTACGAATTCCAATGGACTGGGCGGCGGGTGTACTTTGCTTGGAGAGACGATTAATGAAGAAACTCGCGTTGTGTTTGGTGGCCGTCGTTGCTGCCTCCTCGTACTATGCTACTCCTGCTTATGCGGTTAAGGCTTTCGCAGACGCATTTGTTGAGAAGTACAACATTGCTGAGCCTACCACCGATACCGAAAAGGAATTGGCTGCTGCCGTCAAGGAAGCCAAGTGCAACCTTTGCCATGGTGGTAAGAGCAAGAAGATCCGAAACGAATACGGCGTCGCTCTTGGTGAATTGCTGGACAAAGATGATTACGGCACCAAGCGTCGTAAGGCTGAACCAGAAAAGGTCCAAGAAGAACTGTTCGCCGCTCTGGACAAAGTCGCTAAGGAAAAGTCCAAGTCGGGCGAAACCTTCGGTGAAAAGATCGCCGCTGGTAAGTTGCCAGCCGCTGAAGGCACCGACGTTGAAATTGAAGAAGACGAGTAAGCTTCAATTCATTGCGAATCCAAAAGAGAGCCCCGTTCAATGGACGGGGCTTTTTTTATGCGCTGATCGATCGCTTGCTACTTCACGCGAATGCGGACGGTTGTCTCGAAGGCATCACCACCTGCCAAGACACGCAGGCCTCCATCGTAGCCTTGTCGCCGCAGC includes:
- a CDS encoding ABC transporter substrate-binding protein, with protein sequence MVTDTLIYGRGGDANALDPVHTDIGESVKVIVNIFEPLVAYDEETLDLVPGVAESWETSDDGLEWTFKLRPNVKFHDGTPLNAEAVVFTFERILDPDHPHVHSNIIPYYSSYTQIEKVEAVDDLKVKFTLKQPQATFLANIAMFPSGIVSPTAVKKYGADFTRHPVGSGPFQFVHWKPKQEIVLQRFDDYWGKPAGVKRVVFLPSEESSIRVTQLKRAEIHIADNLPPSEVDGLEKMPGIVVQSTPGINIGYLTMQTQKPPLDKPEVRQAICYAIDRDRLIEVAYAGHAQKAKTMVPPTLWGHSDDVPGREFDQEKAKQLLEEASKKYGFDLPLKLELFVMDQPRPYMQQPRQTAIFIKDALEQVGFRIEIITNDIGQHFQRMTRGEHQLGLSGWSADIADPHNFLHTLLHSDNINDIGGNNLSQYKNEEVDKLLDAAQFELDKEKRTQLYKQAQQLIFEDAPVLPLVHVPVRIAQRDFVEGYKLHPSSQVRLKTARISEQ
- a CDS encoding ABC transporter permease gives rise to the protein MLVRRLAQAVVTMLIAVLAIFVAVRVLPANPVIAQFGQHAVPEKIEKEMEERGWNKPLWQQAIAFVGQMAQGNLGESFARPGEKISTRLSQAVPATLELTFAAMLIAIPVGVAVGTVAALWRNSWPDWISMAIALLGVSIPVFFLAICLIVAFPSMPTGYRLPPGTFHDLHTEFYFFESLLTGQFQLAAISARHLALPAIALSTIPLAVVSRVTRNSMLEVFDADYLRTARAKGASLLRVIVRHAFPNASLSVLNIVGFQLGMLLSGAILTETVFNWPGLGRYVVDAIRDYDYSVVQACALVLACIFVTLNLTLDVLFLVFDPRLREGNRS
- a CDS encoding ABC transporter permease → MSSATYELTYTAPSIRKRLFQVPGMWIGGGLIFTFVFCAIFAGVIAPYGPDERDGKNQPPSTAHWLGTDTNEKDVLTRVIYGSRLSLIASVTSISCAVVIGVGLGLLAGYRGGRTDMLVMRLIDIWLSFPSLLIAFLVIAAMRPGWTAVILAVALINVPVFARQIRAEMLSLKHAAYVEAAIAAGASPFYLVVFVFLPAVSGTIWVLATLGLGHAILEVAGLSFLGIAGDPSNAEWGSMLVEAKGELHVTIWPAIAPGIAISLTILGFNLFGDGLRELLSRRTRSF